In a single window of the Rhizoctonia solani chromosome 16, complete sequence genome:
- a CDS encoding Retrotransposable element Tf2 protein, which produces MLDGSSPQAGKIWKKAILNFSLDGKQMTKTFLICNTGSHAAILGLKWLDAHNLEINWNLHTLTFPHTSPEHVAIAKEEEADKDPLEGVPSKYHPYAKVFGEEEFNKLPPHRHYNIGIELTEEGPLNSPLYSMTDAESATLKDWLRDELKAGKIRPSKSSISSPIIAKVFTRLDLQWGYNNVQVKEGDEWKTAFRTKYGLYKSLVMTFGLTNAPAAFQHFMNELFKDLLDVCVIIYLDDILIYSKDDASHTQHVHKVLWRLMENQLFCKAFKCTFHITSVEYLGIIVSDKGFSLDKLKIQAIQEWPVPTKVKEVQLFLGPLHNLVKKEAPWKWDAKEQEAFQGLKDAITKAPVLCHTDPAKPYFLETDASSAALGSILSQQQEDGQLHPLGFLSESFKGAEQNYNMHDKELLAIIRSFEYWQIFLEGTAHPMTVFTDHWNLEYWKESRTFNCHHAQWHLLLAGYNFQIVYRPGKQSSKPDALSCQPDHANVPPPIKPFLPEKELQRRIETGLDQDKSLEEILQFLQNESKAPPSIKHAFKDYQMEARLLFYQGRIVVPDVGTLQTDLLRIFHNSPLAGHPGRQCTLELVSRNYYWLGICADTYWHVDSCKTCQWIRKPKYASIPPQPLELPTRPWQHVSYDMIVDLPKDGNNNSILVIVDSFTKYVILVECSKKLKAPELADLFLWHIWKRYGMPKKTISDQGRVFNNKFLKALYQRLGIDPHFSLAYHLQSNGQTERINPTVKHFL; this is translated from the exons atgcttgatgggtcaagcccccaggctggcaaaatctggaagaaggccatTCTAaacttctcccttgatggcaaacaaatgaccaagaccttcctgatatgtaacacagggtctcatgctgctatcttgggattgaaatggttggacgcccATAATCTGGAAATCAATTGGAACCTGCACACCCTCACCTTCCCTCACACCTCTCCAGagcacgtggccattgccaaagaggaagaagctgacaaggacccccttgaaggagtaccctccaaataccacccatatgccaaggtatttggagaagaagaattcaacaagcttcctccacataggcactacaacattggcattgaacttacagaagaaggacccctcaactcccccctgtatagcatgactgacgctgAATCTGCCACACtgaaggattggctcagggatgagttgaaagctgggaagatccgccccagcaaatcCTCAATCAGCTCACCCATAAT CGCCAAAGTCTTCACAAGATTAGACCtgcaatggggttacaacaacgtccaagttaaagaaggtgatgaatggaaaactgccttccgcaccaagtacgggctCTACAAGTCTCTGGTTATGACTTTTGGCCTTACAAATGCTCCCGCTGCCTTCCAGCACTTTATGAATGAGctgttcaaggacttattggatgtatgcgtcatcatttaccttgatgacatcctgatctactctaaggatgacgcatcccatACGCAGCACGTTCACAAAGTCCTTTGGCGCctaatggagaaccaattgttctgtaaagCCTTcaaatgtaccttccacATCACCTCAGTGGAGTACCTAGGGATTATTGTCTCTGACAAAGGTTTCAGCCTAgataaactcaaaatccaggccaTTCAGGAATGGCCAGTGCCAACaaaggtcaaggaagtccagtTGTTcttagg gcccttgcacaacctagtcaaaaaggaagcgccttggaaatgggatgcaaaggaacaggaagccttccaaggacTGAAAGATGCCATCACTAAGGCACCAGTACTTTGTCACACAGACCCTGCCAAACCATacttcctagaaacagatgcatccagTGCAGCCTTAGGTTCCATACTTAGTCAGCAGCAGGAAGACGGACAATTACACCCATTAGGATTCCtatcagaatcattcaagggagcagAGCAGAATTACAATATGCATGATAAGGAACTGCTTGCAAtaatccgctcctttgaatactggcaaatattcctggaaggcacaGCTCACCCAATGAcagtcttcacggatcactggaacctggaatactggaaggagtctagAACCTTTAACTGCCACcacgcacaatggcacctcctACTAGCTGgttacaacttccagattgtgtaCCGCCCTGGCAAGCAGTCCagcaaaccagatgccttatCCTGCCAACCTGATCATGCCAATGTTCCCCCGCCAATCAAACCAT TTTTACCAGAGAAAGAATTGCAACGCCGTATAGAGACTGGCCTGGATCAAGACAAGTCCCTagaggaaatcctccagtTCCTTCAGAATGAGTCCAAGGCTCCGCCATCCATTAAACATGCCTTCAAGGATTACCAGATGGAAGCCAGGCTCCTCTTTTACCAGGGTAGAATAGTGGTCCCAGATGTTGGAACCCTACAAACAGACCTACTAaggatattccacaataGCCCCTTAGCAGGTCACCCAGGAAGGCAATGCACACTGGAGCTAgtatcaaggaactactactggctgGGGATCTGTGCTGACACttactggcatgtggactcctGCAAAACCTGTCAATGGATCAGGAAACCCAAATACGCATCCATTCCCCCTCAGCCACTAGAACTTCCCACGCGCCCCTGGCAGCATGTATcttatgatatgattgtagaTTTGCCTAAAGATGGTAATAACAACTCCATCCTTGTCATTgtggacagcttcaccaaatacgtcatcctggtggaatgttccaaaaagctcaaggccccagaACTGGCAGATCTATTTCTATGGCACATATGGAAACGCTACGGCATGCCCAAAAAAACAATCTCAGACCAAGggagggtcttcaacaacaaattcctgaaggcacTATACCAGCGCCTagggatagacccccacttttCTTTGGCGTATCATCTGCAAAGCAATGGGCAGACAGAGCGCATAAACCCCACAGTCAAACACTTCCTATGA
- a CDS encoding Retrotransposon-derived protein PEG10: protein MATCSRPPSQACSPVNQGQLEPLFLPASPELGKVSLKQVIRLLWGLQSQVDHIEQTLLEQNKINQEVCTNVKNISQAVNVVKDGLAQLQLPWGPHTPEDQKPPAVKEIPWAAPKAKPIGKAQPFLGPQPLSSPQGPQGATPLPCSTHTLPPPSLWDRSSHPRTSTSAPSHFGAASSPLYRKAWVCLNQRQFPLDLEVLSFLLMNMTEASGAWAHPHLDQLGSHCALIQTMDEFKFFMLQMELDWNDAALHGQFAQGLHWEVQRQIATRERQPCTLRELQDASLIIDNALREERASHLQQGNKPGKTSTTPNWGASQVPANRPPKPAPSPPIPIMFWRKNATANKQKARHKFAKCRTSWKATPKEDKGKGKETAKTGKDSEYQLGKE from the exons atggcaacctgttccaGGCCGCCCTCTCAAGCTTGCTCCCCTGTCAATCAAGGACAGCTGGAACCCCTATTTctgccagcctcccctgagcttggcaaagtctcTCTCAAGCAGGTCATCCGCCTCCTGTGGGGATTACAATCCCAAGTTGACCACATTGAGCAgaccctcttggaacaaaACAAAATTAATCAAGAGGTTTGCACCAACGTCAAAAACATCTCCCAAGCagtcaatgttgtcaaggatgggcttgcccagctcCAACTCCCCTGGGGtccccacaccccagaagatcaaaaaccccctgcGGTTAAGGAAATTCCCTGGGCTGCGCctaaagccaagcctattggcaaggctcagCCCTTCCTTgggccccagcccctatcatctccacaggggccccAAGGCGCAACCCCCTTACCCTGTTCAACCCATacccttcctcctccttccctttgggACCGCTCCAGCCacccaaggacctccaccagcgccccAAGTCACTTTGGCGctgcctccagccccctctACCGCAAAG CCTGGGTTTGCCTCAACCAAAGGCAGTTCCCATTGGACCTGGAGGTCCTAAGTTTCCTCCTCATGAACATGACAGAGGCCAGTGGAGcatgggcccatccccatttggaccaactagggtcccattgTGCGCTCATCCAGACCATGGATGAATTCAAA TTCTTCAtgctgcaaatggaacttgactggaatgaTGCCGCACTCCATGGCCAATTTGCACAAGGacttcactgggaggtccaaagACAGATTGCCACAAGGGAGAGGCAACCCTGTACACTGAGGGAGCTGCAAGATGCCtccctcatcattgacaacgccctccgtgaggaacgtgccagccacctgcAACAGGGTAATAAGCCTGGCAAAACCTCAACCACCCCCAATTGGGGGGCaagt caagtaccagccaacaggccaccaaaaccagccccctctcctccaatcccaattatgttttggaggaagaaTGCAACCGCCAACAAGCAGAAGGCCAGacacaagtttgccaagtgtAGAACcagctggaaggctacccctaaggaggataaggggaagggcaaggaaaccgccaaaactggcaaagactctgagtaccaattgggaaaagagtaa
- a CDS encoding Retrotransposable element Tf2 protein, whose translation MGRFDIEPSLCKQKEQPWIWLEEQKAAFDTIKAEICKEPVLAHPDESKPYTLETDTSGAAMGAVLSQRKEDGCLHPVAFMSASFSPAELNYDTHDKELLAIICAFEHWRIFLEGTEQPITVFTDHKNLEYWKSARTFNRHNARWHLMLASYNFVIAYCCTPL comes from the exons ATGGGCAGGTTTGATATAGAAcccagtctctgcaagcag AAGGAGCAACCATGGATCTGGCTAGAAGAacagaaggctgcatttgacaCAATCAAGGCTGAGATTTGCAAGGAGCCTGTTCTAGCTCACCCTGATGAATCCAAACCTTacaccttggaaacagacaCTTCTGGAGCAGCCATGGGCGCTGTACTATCTCAGAGAAAGGAAGATGGTTGTCTACATCCTGTTGCATTCATGTCAGCCAGCTTTTCACCTGCTGAGCTGAACTATGACACGCATGATAAGGAGCTACTTGCCATCATTTGTGCATTTGAGCACTGGAGAATCTTTCTGGAAGGAACTGAGCAGCCTATCACTGTGTTTACTGATCACaagaatctggagtactggaaatcagctagaaccttcaacaggCATAATGCGCGCTGGCATCTCATGCTGGCGTCTTACAACTTTGTCATTGCttattgttgtacaccactgtaa